In Odontesthes bonariensis isolate fOdoBon6 chromosome 22, fOdoBon6.hap1, whole genome shotgun sequence, one genomic interval encodes:
- the psmd5 gene encoding 26S proteasome non-ATPase regulatory subunit 5 produces MAASIQSLLEEISGVEDPIEELQSLKTALLSIPVSALRDSISGQRLGVIFSLLNSNDRKQVELCVEILERILTALSPVNLVQNYRAELQGGLTHPNETVKILALTQIGRVVEHPDAVTEILNNHDLLRAVIHSIREEKMAVAKQAIQSLCKLSHSKPGLDKLFNSDLLKVMKDVMTTSDIIRYRIYELVVEISSVSPISLGYCANSGLISQLLSELTGDDVLIRATATEMVTTLARSQHGRQYLAQQGIMDKISNMIRGAETDPLSSLYLPGLVKFFGNLAVMDSPQQVCESYPAFQNKVFELALDPDPAMIGVALDTLGLLGSTVEGKQVLQKTGEKFKSVLLRMSQHAGSGATALRVRSLDAISQLLTLQPEHQTEDLLALTESWFHLLSNQPMDMICNISTQPFPELHCGALRIFTAIATQPWGQKLMISNPGFMEFILDRSTGQTKEVKDAKFELVGSLVGSSTAIEILGSQHYIRLKTYLREGPYYVSAVAAVGTEGAE; encoded by the exons ATGGCTGCCTCCATTCAGAGTTTACTGGAGGAAATCTCCGGAGTTGAAGACCCAATTGAGGAGCTGCAGAGTTTAAAAACAGCTCTGTTATCGATCCCAGTCAGCGCTTTGAGAGATTCAATTAGCGGGCAGCGTTTGGGTGTGATTTTCTCTTTGCTCAACTCTAATGACAG GAAGCAGGTTGAGCTGTGCGTGGAGATCCTTGAGCGCATCCTAACGGCCCTTAGCCCTGTGAATCTTGTCCAGAACTACAGAGCGGAGCTGCAGGGGGGGTTGACCCATCCTAATGAAACAGTTAAGATCCTGGCTTTGACGCAG ATTGGCAGAGTGGTGGAGCACCCGGACGCTGTCACTGAAATTCTCAACAACCATGACCTCCTGCGAGCGGTGATCCACAgtatcagagaggagaagatgGCTGTGGCAAAACAG GCGATTCAGTCCCTGTGtaaactgagtcactccaagcCCGGATTAGACAAATTATTCAACAGTGATTTGCTGAAAGTCATGAAAGATGTGATGACGACAAGTGACATTATACGATACAGAATATATGAG CTGGTGGTGGAAATTTCATCTGTTTCTCCCATTTCTCTCGGTTACTGTGCCAACAGTGGCCTCATTTCTCAGCTGCTCAGTGAACTGACAGGCGATGATGTCTTGATCAG agccacagccacagagatgGTGACCACTCTGGCCCGCAGTCAGCATGGCCGACAGTATTTGGCCCAGCAAGGTATCATGGATAAGATCTCCAACATGATCAGAGGTGCAGAGACAGACCCACTCTCCTCACTTTATCTTCCTG GTTTAGTGAAGTTCTTTGGGAACCTGGCCGTTATGGACAGCCCACAGCAGGTTTGTGAATCCTATCCGGCCTTCCAGAACAAGGTGTTTGAACTGGCTTTAGATCCGGACCCTGCGATGATCGGGGTGGCCCTGGACACTTTGGGATTACTTGGATCTACCGTTGAAGGGAAGCAGGTCCTGCAGAAAACAG GAGAAAAATTCAAGTCTGTGTTGTTGAGAATGAGCCAGCATGCCGGTTCTGGAGCTACTGCGCTCAGAGTTCGCAGCTTGGATGCCATATCCCAACTTCTCACACTACAG CCAGAGCATCAAACAGAAGACCTTTTGGCCCTGACAGAGTCCTGGTTCCACCTTTTGTCTAACCAGCCAATGGATATGATTTGCAACATCAGCACTCAGCCTTTTCCAGAGTTGCATTGTGGGGCTCTGCGGATATTCACT GCCATTGCCACTCAGCCATGGGGTCAGAAGCTGATGATAAGCAATCCCGGATTCATGGAGTTCATTTTGGATCGTTCAACCGGTCAGACAAAGGAGGTTAAAGATGCCAAGTTCGAACTCGTTGGGTCACTTGTGGGTTCATCTACGGCAATAGAAATTCTGGGCAGTCAACATTACATCCGCCTGAAGACTTATCTGAGAGAAGGACCTTACTATGTGTCAGCTGTGGCCGCAGTCGGCACCGAAGGAGCAGAATGA
- the b3galt9 gene encoding beta-1,3-galactosyltransferase 9, whose protein sequence is MLLLYSRLQCQVLSSLAATKQMNNKALEAAVMQWSLCKLRTHQWCFLLFNVLLFHALLFGADFVEEYLLQPTPGVYTDGMVVGVREKARKLDLTKVRENVSLAYPIPNADTCKNSDLFLLTLVFSSPANIAQRDAVRRTWANQTLIQGFPVKILFFLGSTQNSAAQEATLREFEHYGDMVQGHAAEESSLHGPTERTVLALRWVITFCPLARFVLLTNESVFVNLPALGSYLLGLHRHPEDLYLGRVIQRDSPDREPNSPGYLPPALYPDKYLPEYCEGTAYVLSQDVVRKVYVASAGIRAPVPVDVFMGLCAQRAGVAPTHSARFSGEKHVYYNACCYRYLFSSAGMGSHELEKVWTDLGQKGGRCSLLKTYYGLVTCKVHTYLGKLSFLNT, encoded by the exons ATGTTATTGTTGTACAGCCGACTGCAGTGTCAGGTTCTCTCATCACTTGCGGCGACTAAACAGATGAACAACAAGGCGTTGGAAGCAGCCGTCATGCAG TGGTCTCTGTGCAAGCTGCGTACCCACCAGTGGTGTTTCCTCCTCTTCAACGTGCTGCTCTTCCATGCCTTGTTGTTTGGGGCAGATTTTGTCGAGGAGTACCTCCTGCAGCCCACGCCAGGGGTTTACACTGACGGCATGGTTGTTGGTGTGAGGGAGAAAGCGAGGAAACTAGACTTGACCAAAGTCAGGGAGAACGTGTCCCTGGCCTACCCTATCCCCAACGCTGATACCTGCAAAAACTCTGACCTCTTTCTCCTCACACTGGTCTTTAGCTCTCCAGCTAATATTGCCCAAAGAGATGCAGTCAGGAGGACATGGGCTAACCAAACACTAATCCAAGGCTTTCCAGTGAAGATACTGTTCTTCTTAGGATCAACTCAGAATTCTGCTGCACAAGAAGCCACCTTGAGGGAGTTTGAACATTATGGGGACATGGTCCAGGGTCATGCTGCAGAAGAGTCATCACTCCATGGCCCAACTGAGAGGACAGTGCTGGCTCTGCGCTGGGTGATCACCTTCTGTCCTCTGGCGCGCTTTGTTCTGCTTACCAACGAGTCTGTGTTTGTCAACCTCCCTGCCCTTGGAAGCTATCTGCTCGGGCTACACAGGCACCCCGAAGACCTGTATCTGGGTAGGGTGATCCAGAGAGACTCCCCTGACAGGGAGCCCAACAGTCCTGGCTACCTGCCCCCAGCTCTCTACCCTGACAAGTACCTGCCTGAATACTGTGAGGGAACTGCATATGTGTTGTCCCAGGACGTGGTACGGAAAGTATATGTGGCATCAGCAGGAATTCGTGCACCTGTACCAGTTGATGTTTTTATGGGTCTCTGTGCtcaaagggccggtgtggcacCTACCCACAGTGCCAGGTTCTCAGGAGAGAAACATGTCTACTACAATGCCTGCTGCTACCGCTACCTATTCAGCTCAGCAGGAATGGGGAGCCATGAGTTGGAAAAAGTGTGGACAGACCTGGGACAGAAAGGTGGAAGATGCTCCCTGTTAAAGACCTACTATGGGCTGGTGACGTGCAAGGTTCACACATACCTGGGTAAATTGTCCTTCCTCAACACATAG